Proteins from a single region of Belliella baltica DSM 15883:
- a CDS encoding undecaprenyl-diphosphate phosphatase, with amino-acid sequence MDIIDAIILGIVQGLTEFLPVSSSGHLELVAAILGDSKLPEESMMFTVVLHFATALSTILVFRKDLVEIFKGLFQFKWNEETKFSLKIIISMIPAAIVGVFFNDQLEQFFGGKIVFVGCMLLLTAVLLYLADKAKNTDKPVGFWNAFLVGVSQAIAILPGISRSGATISTSVLLGIDKSKAARFSFLMVVPLILGKIAKDILDGALTYNSESFGYLSAGFIAAFIAGYFACTWMIALVRKSKLTYFSIYCAIVGLIAIGAGLYL; translated from the coding sequence ATGGATATTATCGATGCAATCATCCTCGGAATCGTCCAAGGATTGACAGAGTTTTTGCCCGTTTCCTCAAGTGGTCACTTGGAACTAGTTGCTGCGATTTTGGGGGATTCAAAACTTCCAGAAGAAAGTATGATGTTCACGGTTGTACTTCATTTTGCTACGGCATTATCTACTATATTAGTTTTTAGAAAGGATCTTGTAGAGATTTTCAAAGGGCTTTTTCAATTCAAATGGAATGAAGAAACCAAGTTTTCTCTCAAGATCATTATTTCTATGATTCCCGCGGCTATCGTTGGAGTTTTTTTTAATGATCAACTTGAACAGTTCTTTGGAGGTAAAATAGTCTTTGTGGGATGTATGTTGTTGCTTACAGCAGTTTTACTTTATTTGGCTGATAAGGCAAAAAATACGGACAAACCAGTTGGGTTTTGGAATGCATTTTTGGTTGGTGTTTCTCAAGCAATAGCGATTCTCCCAGGAATATCTAGATCTGGAGCTACGATCTCTACTTCAGTTTTATTAGGAATAGACAAGTCGAAGGCTGCTAGATTTTCTTTCTTGATGGTGGTTCCATTGATTTTAGGAAAAATAGCAAAAGATATTTTGGATGGAGCTTTGACTTATAATTCAGAAAGCTTTGGTTATCTATCGGCAGGTTTTATCGCTGCATTTATTGCTGGGTATTTTGCTTGTACATGGATGATAGCTTTGGTGAGAAAAAGTAAATTGACTTATTTCTCTATTTATTGTGCCATTGTGGGATTGATCGCAATAGGTGCAGGCTTATATTTGTAA
- a CDS encoding DUF3098 domain-containing protein, with protein sequence MSNQSFPFTKKNYQLMLIGIAIIIIGFTIIGLDPETHGFGFMGLTLGPIITLAGFIFEFYAIFHKSESK encoded by the coding sequence ATGAGCAATCAATCTTTTCCCTTTACCAAGAAAAATTATCAACTGATGCTAATTGGCATCGCAATTATTATAATTGGTTTTACAATTATTGGATTAGATCCAGAAACACATGGATTTGGTTTTATGGGTTTGACTTTAGGCCCGATCATTACTTTGGCGGGATTTATTTTTGAATTTTACGCAATTTTCCATAAGTCGGAATCAAAGTAA
- a CDS encoding cell division protein FtsX, whose amino-acid sequence MKGNSRKKTKVGKFKFISVLFSTTLSLFIVGLFGVIFIQAKTLTKIIRENIEIQVFLNKNITEERKEEIAKTLSQKPFLLEKENSKALVFISQEEAAASFLEDTGEDFTAFLDDNPLRDSYTLAISEEFQTADQIKEIVAEIQDMDGVFEVTYMSDLVESINENLLKVSLVMGGFIVILIVTVIMLINNTIRLALFSQRFLIRSMQLVGATRGFIRRPFLSRAFFFGALSGVLASGILYAIIEYTKANIDGFALLQNYELLYLLFGGLVIVGAMLSFFSTLRAVNKYLNMSLDELY is encoded by the coding sequence ATGAAAGGCAATTCAAGGAAAAAGACAAAAGTTGGTAAATTCAAGTTTATCTCAGTGCTTTTCAGTACTACTCTTTCACTTTTTATCGTCGGTCTCTTTGGAGTGATTTTTATTCAAGCCAAAACCCTCACTAAAATTATTAGAGAGAATATAGAGATTCAGGTTTTTTTGAATAAAAATATTACAGAAGAGAGAAAAGAAGAAATAGCCAAAACCCTCTCTCAAAAGCCGTTTTTACTTGAAAAAGAAAATAGTAAAGCATTAGTTTTTATTTCGCAAGAAGAAGCAGCTGCAAGTTTTCTAGAAGATACAGGAGAGGATTTTACAGCTTTCCTAGATGACAACCCGCTAAGAGACAGTTATACACTCGCTATCTCAGAAGAATTTCAAACCGCAGATCAAATCAAAGAAATAGTTGCTGAAATTCAAGATATGGATGGTGTATTTGAAGTGACTTACATGTCTGATTTGGTAGAATCGATCAACGAAAATCTATTGAAGGTGAGTTTGGTTATGGGTGGATTTATTGTCATCCTGATTGTCACAGTGATCATGTTGATCAACAATACCATTCGGTTAGCTTTGTTTTCACAAAGGTTCTTGATCAGAAGTATGCAATTGGTAGGAGCTACGAGAGGGTTTATTAGAAGGCCTTTTTTGAGCAGAGCATTTTTCTTTGGAGCCTTGTCAGGTGTATTAGCTTCAGGCATACTCTATGCAATCATTGAATATACAAAAGCGAATATCGATGGCTTCGCTTTATTACAAAATTATGAATTGTTGTACCTTCTTTTTGGAGGATTAGTCATTGTCGGAGCAATGCTATCATTCTTCAGTACTCTCAGAGCTGTAAATAAATACTTAAATATGTCATTGGACGAACTTTATTAA
- the pdeM gene encoding ligase-associated DNA damage response endonuclease PdeM, protein MQVQSGGFELIIKELDYSLMLLPQKAIYIHKYRALLIADPHFGKAAHFRKAGIPISEHLHDDDLQKISQLIIQCEPNEIYFLGDLFHSDLNESWWGLEAFIDLFPKVNFHLVKGNHDILPKACYTSGKWIIHEETLEIENLLLSHEPLLEVPKSKINLCGHIHPGISLRGKGRQKVTLPCFFYCQQRILLPAFGRFTGLDVLSCTKSDQAFVIADDMVIQIN, encoded by the coding sequence ATGCAAGTGCAATCAGGTGGTTTTGAGTTGATAATAAAGGAGTTGGATTATAGCTTAATGTTATTACCTCAGAAGGCGATTTATATACACAAATACCGAGCTTTATTGATTGCTGACCCTCACTTTGGAAAGGCGGCACATTTTCGTAAAGCTGGAATTCCTATTTCCGAACACCTTCATGATGATGATTTGCAAAAAATCTCACAGTTAATCATTCAATGTGAGCCAAACGAAATTTATTTTTTGGGTGACTTATTTCATTCTGATTTGAATGAATCTTGGTGGGGTTTAGAAGCTTTTATAGATTTATTTCCAAAAGTAAATTTTCATCTCGTGAAAGGAAATCATGATATTCTTCCCAAGGCATGCTACACTTCCGGAAAATGGATCATTCACGAAGAAACTTTGGAGATAGAAAACCTCTTGCTTTCTCACGAGCCACTTCTTGAGGTTCCTAAAAGTAAAATCAATCTATGTGGTCATATTCATCCTGGTATTTCTCTACGTGGAAAAGGAAGACAGAAAGTCACACTTCCTTGCTTCTTTTACTGTCAGCAGAGGATTCTACTTCCTGCTTTTGGCAGGTTCACAGGTTTAGATGTGCTTTCTTGTACCAAATCAGATCAAGCCTTCGTTATTGCTGATGATATGGTAATTCAAATCAATTAA
- a CDS encoding DUF2147 domain-containing protein gives MKSKFAQISFAIFLYLGTSTTFAQNADAIVGKWYNTEKDAQVEILKEGGKYSGKIVWLAEPTENGKPKLDKNNSDKSKRTRPIMGMKLLNGFVYSDGTWEDGTIYDPKNGKTYSCIIKKKDDKTLEVRGYIGISFVGRTVEWTKVQ, from the coding sequence ATGAAAAGTAAATTTGCTCAAATAAGTTTCGCTATATTTTTATATTTAGGCACCTCCACCACTTTTGCTCAAAATGCAGACGCTATTGTGGGAAAATGGTACAACACTGAAAAAGACGCACAAGTAGAAATCTTAAAAGAAGGTGGGAAATATTCCGGTAAAATAGTTTGGCTTGCTGAACCAACCGAAAACGGAAAACCAAAATTAGACAAAAACAACAGCGATAAATCAAAAAGAACTAGACCAATCATGGGAATGAAACTTCTCAATGGCTTTGTTTACAGTGATGGTACATGGGAAGACGGAACGATTTATGACCCAAAAAACGGAAAAACTTATTCATGCATTATCAAAAAGAAAGATGATAAAACCCTCGAAGTTAGAGGTTATATAGGGATTTCTTTCGTTGGAAGAACTGTAGAGTGGACAAAAGTTCAATAA
- a CDS encoding VOC family protein: MNYTQIKETCLYISDIDQAERFYHQLLEMPIISKVDGRHIFFRCGSSILLCFLPEVTKNESNLPPHFASGKQHIAFEVSADDYIESKQKIIENEIQITHEQEWSDGQKSIYFEDPFGNVLELVPKGIWEG; the protein is encoded by the coding sequence ATGAATTATACTCAAATCAAAGAAACTTGTCTTTACATTTCAGATATTGATCAGGCTGAGAGATTTTATCATCAATTGCTGGAAATGCCTATCATCTCTAAAGTAGATGGGAGGCATATATTTTTTAGATGTGGAAGTTCAATTTTATTGTGTTTTTTACCTGAAGTAACAAAGAATGAATCCAACCTTCCACCACATTTCGCATCAGGCAAGCAGCATATTGCTTTTGAAGTTTCGGCAGATGATTACATAGAGTCTAAGCAAAAAATTATCGAAAATGAGATTCAAATCACCCACGAACAAGAATGGTCTGACGGTCAGAAAAGCATTTACTTTGAAGACCCCTTCGGAAATGTCCTTGAACTTGTTCCAAAGGGGATTTGGGAAGGGTAG
- a CDS encoding homoserine dehydrogenase: MTKRIGLFGFGVVGQGYYQIAKKQKEKWIPDTIVVKDQKKRRSSDIRFSYDSQDVFDKNPDYILELISNMEEAYEYASEALKRGITVISANKKMLSAHLPELINLQKVFGGKLLYEASVAAGIPVITNLETHFEEDNIISIEGILNGSSNYILSRIFNNGLSFGEALRLAQQKGFAESDPSFDINGSDVASKLNILILHAFGKFVGEKQIATFGIQNLGEDEIALAKSLGLKIKLIAKAEKDYRGISAYIIPTLVEESNPFFGVENEYNAVKINSEHLQDQFYQGKGAGSLPTGAAVYGDLIKARNGFGYNYSKVNFDKPLDEKLLNLGVRVLIKSKSEEIIETNIFSPEFIKCIDGFYFSVGKIKPKNLSKLNELKEVSLLALPDFLTSSDVLKSLEGIKKSEELLFK, from the coding sequence ATGACTAAGCGAATAGGACTCTTCGGATTTGGAGTGGTCGGACAAGGCTACTATCAGATTGCAAAAAAGCAAAAGGAAAAATGGATTCCAGACACGATTGTGGTCAAGGATCAAAAGAAAAGGAGATCTTCAGATATTAGATTTTCTTATGATTCACAAGATGTATTTGATAAGAACCCAGACTATATTCTTGAATTAATTTCTAATATGGAAGAGGCTTATGAGTATGCCTCTGAAGCTTTGAAAAGAGGGATTACCGTAATTTCAGCTAATAAAAAAATGCTGTCAGCGCATCTTCCAGAGTTGATTAATTTACAGAAAGTGTTTGGTGGAAAATTGCTATATGAAGCATCAGTTGCCGCAGGTATTCCTGTAATTACAAATTTGGAGACACATTTTGAAGAAGATAATATCATTAGTATTGAGGGAATCCTTAATGGGTCATCGAATTATATCTTATCAAGGATTTTCAATAATGGATTAAGCTTCGGAGAGGCTTTAAGACTGGCTCAACAAAAAGGTTTTGCAGAATCAGACCCGAGTTTTGATATCAATGGAAGTGATGTGGCTAGCAAATTAAACATCTTGATTTTGCATGCATTTGGAAAGTTTGTGGGAGAAAAACAAATTGCCACTTTTGGAATTCAGAATCTGGGAGAGGATGAAATTGCTCTGGCAAAATCTCTTGGACTCAAAATCAAACTTATCGCAAAAGCAGAAAAAGATTATCGTGGCATTTCAGCCTATATTATTCCAACGCTAGTAGAAGAATCAAACCCTTTCTTTGGTGTCGAAAACGAATACAATGCCGTCAAAATTAACTCCGAGCATTTGCAAGATCAATTTTATCAAGGTAAAGGTGCTGGTAGTTTACCAACAGGTGCAGCGGTCTATGGCGATTTAATCAAAGCTCGAAATGGATTTGGATATAATTACTCCAAAGTTAATTTCGACAAACCTTTGGATGAAAAATTATTGAATTTGGGTGTTAGGGTATTGATTAAAAGTAAGTCGGAAGAAATCATTGAGACCAATATTTTTTCTCCCGAATTCATAAAATGTATCGATGGTTTTTATTTTTCAGTTGGAAAAATAAAGCCTAAAAATTTGAGTAAACTTAATGAATTAAAAGAAGTTTCATTACTTGCATTGCCTGATTTTCTAACCTCAAGTGATGTTTTAAAAAGCTTGGAAGGGATTAAAAAATCAGAAGAACTCTTGTTTAAATAG
- a CDS encoding homoserine O-acetyltransferase family protein, with the protein MNLESPYLIIDMVQETFTNEGEFQLESGDVLSNFQLAYSTQGQLNANSDNVVWVIHALTGDTQVQVWWSGLVGEDKFYDPSKYFIVCANLLGSCYGSTQPLSQNPTTGESYYYDFPNLTTRDMANALELLRIELGIHQINTLIGGSLGGQVGIEWAYLLQNKVKNTIILASNAKTAPWTIGFNETQRMAISADQTWGEKFPEAGKKGLEAARAIAMLTYRHPDNLTEKQVDEPNKIDNFRASSYLRYQGQKLAKRFNALSYWTLTKTMDSHDIGRNRNGAALALSQIPSRVLAIGVDKDLLFLKEESQFIANHVQRGTYREIKSPYGHDAFLIEYEQLNYILSSFYLENND; encoded by the coding sequence ATGAATCTAGAAAGTCCCTACCTGATTATCGATATGGTGCAAGAAACCTTTACCAACGAAGGCGAATTCCAACTGGAATCTGGAGATGTTCTCAGTAATTTTCAGTTGGCCTATTCTACACAAGGTCAATTGAATGCAAATTCTGACAATGTGGTCTGGGTTATTCATGCCTTGACTGGAGATACGCAAGTCCAAGTTTGGTGGTCAGGACTTGTGGGAGAAGATAAGTTTTATGATCCAAGTAAATACTTTATCGTATGCGCCAATCTTTTGGGTTCTTGTTACGGTTCTACGCAACCGCTTTCCCAAAACCCAACAACAGGGGAATCCTATTATTATGATTTTCCAAATCTTACCACAAGAGACATGGCCAATGCCTTGGAATTACTTAGAATCGAACTGGGAATTCATCAAATCAATACCTTGATCGGTGGTTCTTTGGGAGGTCAAGTGGGGATAGAGTGGGCGTATTTACTTCAAAACAAAGTAAAAAACACAATCATTCTTGCTTCAAATGCTAAAACAGCTCCTTGGACGATTGGTTTTAATGAAACCCAAAGAATGGCAATCTCTGCTGATCAAACCTGGGGAGAAAAATTTCCTGAAGCGGGAAAGAAAGGTTTGGAGGCTGCAAGGGCTATAGCCATGCTGACTTATCGACACCCAGACAATCTTACTGAGAAGCAAGTTGATGAGCCTAATAAGATTGATAATTTCAGAGCGAGTTCTTATTTGAGATATCAGGGACAAAAACTCGCCAAGAGATTCAATGCACTTTCTTATTGGACTCTGACTAAGACGATGGATAGTCATGATATTGGTCGAAATCGAAATGGTGCAGCTCTGGCTTTATCTCAAATTCCCTCACGCGTTTTGGCTATTGGCGTGGATAAGGACTTACTTTTCCTTAAGGAGGAATCTCAATTTATAGCCAATCATGTTCAAAGAGGAACCTACAGAGAAATTAAATCTCCTTATGGTCATGATGCCTTCTTGATTGAATACGAACAGTTAAATTATATTCTCAGCTCTTTTTACCTAGAAAACAATGACTAA
- a CDS encoding O-acetylhomoserine aminocarboxypropyltransferase/cysteine synthase family protein — MSSNYRFDTLQLHAGQSPDSATNSRAVPIYQTTSYVFNSAEHGANLFALKEFGNIYTRIMNPTTDVFEQRVAALEGGVAAVATGSGQAAQFLALNNILQTGENFVSTSFLYGGSYNQFKVAFKRIGIEARFAKGNNPEDFEKLIDNKTKALYLETIGNPEFNIPDFEAIAAVAKKRGIPLVVDNTFGAGGFLFAPIKHGANIVTASATKWIGGHGTSVGGIIVDGGNFNWGNGKFPQFTEPSEGYHGLKFWEVFGENNPLGLPNIAFVIRARVEGLRDFGPALSPFNSFLLLQGLETLSLRVQRTVGNALAIAEWLESHPQVQKVNYPGLKSSPYHALATKYLTNGFGGVLSFEIKGDKESTSDFINKLELISHLANVGDAKTLIIQPSATTHQQLSDEEQKAAGVTPTLLRLSLGIEHIEDIKADLQQAFDHVK, encoded by the coding sequence ATGTCTAGTAATTATCGTTTTGACACACTACAGCTTCATGCTGGCCAAAGTCCAGATTCTGCTACTAATTCAAGAGCTGTACCAATTTACCAAACTACTTCTTATGTTTTCAATTCCGCTGAGCATGGAGCGAATCTTTTTGCTCTAAAGGAATTTGGTAACATTTACACCAGAATCATGAATCCTACCACGGATGTTTTTGAGCAAAGAGTCGCAGCTTTAGAAGGTGGTGTTGCCGCAGTAGCTACAGGTTCGGGGCAAGCTGCGCAATTTTTAGCATTGAATAATATCCTTCAAACAGGTGAGAATTTCGTTTCTACTTCCTTCTTATATGGAGGATCATACAACCAATTCAAGGTTGCTTTCAAAAGAATCGGCATTGAAGCGAGATTCGCTAAGGGGAATAATCCTGAAGATTTTGAAAAATTAATTGATAACAAAACTAAAGCGCTTTATTTAGAAACTATCGGAAATCCAGAATTCAATATTCCCGACTTTGAAGCGATTGCTGCGGTGGCAAAAAAGCGTGGTATTCCTTTGGTTGTTGATAATACTTTTGGAGCTGGCGGATTTTTATTTGCGCCTATCAAGCATGGTGCAAACATTGTTACAGCGTCAGCGACCAAGTGGATTGGAGGTCATGGAACTTCAGTAGGAGGGATTATTGTAGATGGTGGTAATTTCAATTGGGGGAATGGAAAATTTCCTCAATTTACGGAGCCTTCAGAAGGTTATCATGGATTGAAGTTTTGGGAGGTTTTTGGAGAAAATAATCCACTTGGACTACCAAATATAGCATTTGTAATCAGAGCGAGAGTAGAAGGTTTGAGAGATTTTGGTCCTGCCTTGAGTCCATTCAATTCTTTTCTTTTGTTGCAAGGTTTAGAGACTCTTTCTTTGAGAGTTCAAAGAACTGTGGGTAATGCCCTTGCCATTGCAGAATGGCTTGAATCACATCCTCAAGTTCAAAAGGTGAATTATCCAGGATTGAAATCATCTCCATATCATGCTCTTGCTACCAAGTACCTTACTAATGGTTTTGGAGGAGTTTTGAGTTTTGAGATTAAAGGAGATAAAGAAAGTACATCTGATTTCATTAATAAACTTGAACTGATATCTCACCTTGCCAATGTTGGGGATGCCAAAACTTTGATCATACAACCCTCAGCGACTACGCATCAGCAACTATCTGATGAAGAACAAAAGGCTGCAGGTGTCACACCAACTCTATTGAGATTGTCTTTAGGTATCGAACATATCGAAGATATCAAAGCTGACTTGCAGCAGGCTTTTGATCATGTCAAATAA
- a CDS encoding fasciclin domain-containing protein — protein sequence MLTLAVACSAAVFTVGCDNKSTETEETTEVVEEVVVEEAPNTVVDIAEGSPDHTTLVAAVSAAGLFETLSGDGPFTVFAPTNAAFAALPEGTVDNLLKPEMKDQLTGVLTYHVVAGNVMSGDLSDGQVVTTLNGQELTVSIKDGKVMINGATVVAADLAGSNGVVHVIDSVLLPK from the coding sequence ATTTTAACTCTTGCAGTTGCTTGTAGCGCTGCAGTATTCACAGTAGGTTGTGATAACAAGTCAACTGAAACTGAAGAAACAACAGAAGTTGTAGAAGAAGTAGTAGTAGAAGAGGCTCCAAACACAGTAGTTGACATTGCTGAAGGTTCTCCTGACCACACAACTTTAGTAGCAGCAGTTTCTGCGGCTGGCCTATTTGAGACTTTAAGTGGTGACGGCCCTTTCACAGTTTTTGCTCCTACTAATGCAGCTTTTGCAGCTTTGCCAGAAGGAACAGTTGACAATTTGTTGAAGCCAGAAATGAAAGATCAATTGACAGGTGTTTTAACTTACCACGTTGTAGCTGGTAACGTGATGTCAGGTGATTTGTCAGATGGTCAAGTTGTAACTACATTGAATGGTCAAGAATTAACTGTATCAATCAAAGACGGAAAAGTAATGATCAATGGTGCTACTGTTGTAGCTGCTGATCTTGCTGGAAGCAATGGTGTAGTTCACGTAATTGATTCTGTATTATTACCAAAATAA
- the rlmF gene encoding 23S rRNA (adenine(1618)-N(6))-methyltransferase RlmF — MPKDKKVHPTVKSVLHPRNKHRERYDFETLTESLPALRNFVLINKYGDETIDFFDPKAVLMLNKALLKHFYKIDNWDIPENYLCPPIPGRADYIHYIADLLSDSDKNGKSQKQTKCLDIGVGANCIYPIIGAMEYGWSFVGSDIDPEAIDAAQKTINNNSALKSNVFLRLQTNKKNFFTGIIQEGEFYDVSICNPPFHASAKEAQASSLRKLSNLKGQKVTKATLNFGGQSNELWYEGGELKFLNDMIYESRRFGKQCRWFTSLVSKEANLPFVYKTLDAVQPKIIKTIEMGQGNKISRIVAWSFE, encoded by the coding sequence ATGCCAAAAGATAAAAAAGTACACCCTACAGTCAAATCAGTCCTTCATCCACGTAATAAACATAGGGAAAGGTATGATTTCGAAACTCTAACAGAATCATTACCTGCACTTCGAAATTTTGTTTTAATCAACAAGTATGGTGATGAGACCATAGATTTTTTTGACCCTAAGGCTGTTTTAATGCTCAACAAAGCATTATTAAAGCATTTTTATAAAATTGACAATTGGGATATTCCTGAAAACTACCTCTGTCCTCCTATTCCTGGGAGGGCTGATTATATCCACTATATCGCAGATTTACTTTCTGATTCTGACAAAAATGGTAAATCTCAAAAACAGACTAAATGTCTGGATATCGGTGTTGGTGCCAATTGCATCTACCCAATTATTGGGGCTATGGAATATGGCTGGTCATTCGTAGGATCAGATATTGATCCTGAGGCTATCGATGCTGCTCAAAAAACGATCAATAACAACTCAGCCCTAAAGTCAAATGTCTTCCTAAGACTGCAAACGAATAAGAAAAACTTTTTTACGGGAATTATTCAGGAAGGTGAATTTTACGATGTCAGTATATGCAACCCACCTTTTCACGCATCTGCCAAAGAAGCCCAAGCGAGCAGCTTGCGCAAACTCAGCAATCTCAAAGGCCAAAAAGTAACAAAAGCAACACTCAACTTTGGCGGACAGAGTAATGAATTGTGGTATGAAGGAGGCGAGTTGAAATTTCTCAATGACATGATTTATGAAAGCAGGAGATTTGGCAAACAATGTCGTTGGTTTACTAGCTTGGTTTCGAAAGAGGCTAATCTTCCCTTTGTCTACAAAACGCTAGATGCCGTCCAACCAAAAATCATCAAAACCATAGAAATGGGTCAAGGAAATAAGATCAGCAGAATTGTGGCTTGGAGTTTTGAGTGA
- a CDS encoding DUF6364 family protein yields the protein MVESYLDSITKEKLEEDKITITPFVKSLSGVIKLPSDHDYKKAYSDYFEEKYK from the coding sequence ATGGTTGAATCTTATCTTGATAGCATTACTAAAGAAAAACTAGAAGAGGATAAGATTACAATCACTCCATTTGTTAAGAGTTTAAGTGGAGTAATTAAGTTGCCTAGCGACCACGATTACAAAAAAGCTTACAGTGATTATTTTGAAGAAAAGTATAAATGA
- a CDS encoding DUF6364 family protein, with protein MDTKLTLRLNKDVIEKAKEYASS; from the coding sequence ATGGACACCAAACTAACCTTGAGATTAAATAAAGATGTAATAGAAAAAGCTAAAGAGTATGCTAGTAGTTAA
- a CDS encoding carbohydrate kinase family protein — protein MTKKIVCFGEMLWDCFPDGEVAGGAPMNVALNLKQLGLDVEMISRLGNDAYGEKLKDFLRTYDLPLQLVQEDSEHPTGKVLVDNSDKENIKYEIVEPSAWDFIALTEANQKSVEQADALIFGSLGVRNETSWKTLYHLVHQPLLTVFDINLRAPYIDFYKIDSLLGYTDILKINEDELEILADFFELRRRGESLAKDLCDYLVEEYPIEAICITHGSKGAMVYKDGKIISHPGYKVKVEDTVGAGDAFLSGFVKMYLEGKKPQEILDFACKLGAYVASQKGGTPKYSLEEVNKVD, from the coding sequence ATGACTAAGAAAATTGTATGTTTTGGAGAAATGTTGTGGGATTGCTTCCCAGATGGTGAAGTGGCAGGTGGAGCTCCGATGAATGTAGCACTGAATCTCAAGCAGCTGGGATTGGATGTGGAGATGATTTCCCGTTTGGGAAATGATGCTTATGGAGAAAAGCTCAAGGATTTTTTGAGGACTTATGACTTGCCATTGCAGCTTGTACAGGAAGATTCGGAGCATCCTACCGGAAAAGTTTTGGTGGATAATTCAGACAAGGAAAATATCAAATATGAAATCGTAGAGCCTTCTGCCTGGGATTTTATAGCATTGACAGAAGCCAACCAAAAGAGCGTAGAGCAGGCCGATGCTTTGATATTTGGGAGTTTGGGAGTGAGAAATGAAACCTCGTGGAAGACACTTTATCACTTAGTACATCAACCGCTATTGACTGTATTTGATATCAACTTGCGTGCGCCATACATAGATTTTTATAAGATAGACAGCTTGCTAGGCTATACTGATATCTTGAAGATCAATGAAGATGAATTAGAAATCTTGGCTGACTTCTTTGAGTTGAGGCGTAGGGGGGAATCATTGGCAAAAGATCTTTGCGATTACTTGGTGGAGGAATATCCTATTGAGGCGATTTGTATCACCCATGGCAGCAAAGGAGCGATGGTATATAAAGATGGGAAAATTATCAGCCACCCAGGCTACAAAGTCAAAGTCGAAGACACAGTGGGTGCAGGCGATGCTTTCTTGAGTGGATTTGTAAAAATGTACCTCGAGGGAAAAAAACCTCAAGAAATCCTTGATTTCGCTTGTAAGCTTGGTGCTTATGTAGCCAGTCAAAAAGGAGGAACTCCGAAGTATAGTTTGGAGGAAGTGAATAAGGTGGATTAA